A window of Daucus carota subsp. sativus chromosome 2, DH1 v3.0, whole genome shotgun sequence genomic DNA:
CTCGATCAGTGCTGTAAGGGGAAGATAATCAAAAAGGTCAGTGAAATACTTCCACACATTTGCATTTCCGTACTTCCTCAAGCATTCATCATAGAACCCATAACTGTGGAGTAAAGAGattgtaataaaattatttgtgttttaagttgatgaagtttcacTACGAGTGTGgccgaatatttaaaaaatggAAAATTAAAGTACAGTGAATCGAGGTggccaaatatatgaaaatggaAAATCAAGGCATAACCCTGAGGATCTACGTAGAGCCTAGTGGTAAAGGTGTATCCCTTACCATAACTCAATCACAAATTCAAATCCTAATCCCCTCCCCCCATTCTTTATAGATACACGCGAGGACGCTCACACATGCAACTACGgtaaaaataaacaaacaataGACACTGTACAAATCTGTTCCTTGCTTGATACTTTTCGACATCATACCAATCATCCAGGACCATTTGCATATATCATTTACAATTTACCCAAGTTCATTCTATTTAGATTTATCTTCTCAACACATGCACTATCAAAAGATATACAGATATCGGCCACGAAATGCCCTGCATTGTCATCGCAATTCTTTACTCAAACTGCATAGCCAAACTAACAACCTACTATGAAATTTCTGTTGTGAtaagttttttaatattattcaacAAGTCATCCTTCTCAATTTCATGGAGCTTAACAATAACATCTACCAGCTTCTGACTTCTGAAAGTAGAAAAAACACTTGAGCGCTATAACAGTATAACACAAAAGGTTTCTTGCAAAAAGATGATCATATACACGTGAGTGAATAAGCAAAAAAAATCTTCAAGTAGTATGTATATTATTGAAGAACCCAAGAGTAGGTCGCAAGTTGGCTCATATTAACTGATCTATCTGTATAGAGATCTGAGAACACCAAGGAGTTGAGAAATATATGTACTACGTAACTACAATGTTTTGTACTACGTAACTACAATGTTTCATTAAGATGAGGATTTAGGAATATCATTTACCAAGCAAGAAAAGAAATGTCAgggtattttttttcaatagcAAAGAATACATTTATATCTGATCCATACTATTTTGTAGCTAGTATGAGATTCATAATTAATTTCTTTGCTAATTGATTATAGTCTTTGAAAATTATAAGCAGTAAAGTGTTTAACTAGATACTATTGCAGAAAAATGGGCTTTTATCAgatttaaaatgataattttttttaatctattaATACTGAAAAACAAACATAACTTGTACATGGATAACATAATTTCATCAATCAACTCCACAATGCAGGTGTTCTTAAGCATAAGTTGGAAAACCAAATATTGCAACAGAATATCAAAATTCCACATAAGCATCATACTTGAAGGCCTAAGTCTTACACTTGAGTTATTTGCCGGCTTTCGTGATTCCCTCTAAGTATTGTGAGTCTATCTCTGTAACGGACCTTTAGAGCCACCAACAGAGAGACAGTCTCCACCGAATAGTATCCACGATCTGCATTAATACACAAAACAATGATTATTAATACTAGATTATTCATTGTTAGGTGataaatgaattaaaaaaaagcTGCAACTCTCAAGTAGAACAAGTAAAAAGGTACATCACCACAAAACATCAACCTAAGAGGCGGCGGCAAACAATAAATGAAGGAAAGGCTGATAGAAAAAGCATACATTAATTAAAGATAATTAGAGAGTGTGCACAAATATGTCTAAGTGTGCAATTAAAGATGCTTTTGACTCATACGTAATTTCAACTATCTCCCATCAAAAACTTTATCACAAAGTAGCATCATTGCATATCAGATGATATTAGCAACGGTGGCTTAGTGGACATTTTCAAGTTGCTAGAGAAGTTATTTTCCTTATTCCACAAATTAGGGAATAACTTGCAGTGCGCTGTCTAACTTAACACCACTCTCTTTAGCACACATCACTCCATTCTCATTGGGCAAACAAAGAGTTCACCAGTAGTTGGATTATAACATGATTAATACCACTGATCTGTAAAAAAAGATCCACTTTTGCCACAAACTCCAAATAGTGAGCTTAAAGATGAGATCTACCTTCAATTCCTCATTCCGAAACTTGCAAAATAAATCttaaaacataattcatataGTGAACTATCAGGTTACAAACACAGTAAATTCAGACGAGAGATATGTAATAGAAACCTAAAAATTTCACCATCATAATTCATACCCAACATCATTCCTATACTAGAACCATCTACTTGCAACCATAGCGAATCCAGTCAACATATACGTGAGCCAATGGTATAGAAAGCTACAAAGTTCAGCAGAAATTTCCAAAAACAAAATACTGAtatctaaaaattaataaatacaatTCAAGAATCCTCCAAAAAATAAATACTCAATTCAGAAAATTCTCAGAAACATTATATTTCTATTCTGTAAACAAACACTAACACAACACAAAGAATACCTTACTCAATTCCGCAAATTTCACCAAGCAAAACCAATTCACACTACTAGAACTGAATAAATCATAATACAAAACCACAATTGAACATGAAAAACACGATATCTCACCAACATAATCTCCCATGAAGAGGTAATTAGTATCAGGAGGGTTTCCACCAATCCGAAAGAGCTCAATGAGGTCATAAAACTGTCCGTGAATATCACCGCAGACCGTAACAGGACACTTAACAGGTTGAACATTCCATTCCTCCACCAGAATAGCCCTAGCTTGATCGCACAGCGTCTTCACCTCTCCTTCACTCAACGCCTTACATTCCATCAATTGCTCGATCTGATGATCTAGATCCGCGTGCGAAGGcatttttctctctcttctctctctccccctctctctcgctATGTATATCTCGCTCTTGTATCTCTACTCTCTCCGATCTGATCAATCACAGATCCACAATCACATCATCAATCAAACTCATACAGATTCAAATATTCATAAAACTATACACAcgaatatgtatgtatatgtgtatgcaTAGATTGTATACTTACCGAGTCTCCACAGCATCAGAGATGAATCGGTCGGCGAGTTGTTATCGTCTCAGATGTTTCCAACATTCATCTCGcttactttctctctctagaaagtagaaatgattattttttatttatggtatttatacttttttacatttgttttttattgaatatgtgTGGTATCTTGGAGAAGAAAACGCTGTAAAGACTAAagcaaatatttttatattttatatttggagTTGGAGGAAACAAAGTTTAAGATGAatgtattttcaaaaaaaaaaaagtttaagatGAATGTAATTGCAAAATGAAAGCATGGTGGACACTTTTTTGTGTAtttgaaaaatttataattgagtCAAAAGCATTAAAATTAACAATTATGGTGAGTCACGATTTGCATGTAATGTGCAGTAAAATAGATGGCTGGAATTGAACGAGTCTAAATTTAGATAAAGCGTGTGAAGACTGAAGACCAGTTTTCTGACCTTTGTCTAATAAATGAACGACATGAGTATATGTTTTCGCAGCTTTAAAAAGTAGTAGCACACTCATCTTGTGTATTGATAATTGGTTAATTGTACcggttatttatttattttttataatttagaggaagtagcaaaaaaaaataaaaaacagcaAGTAATATGTTTCAATTCTTTGGGACTTCCATTCAGTTTAAATCACGGTCCTCTATAAAATAGCAGTTCATTttgagaataatttttttctaagaaCATCTCTACAGCGATGACATGGTCAAATTGATATAAAGTAATAtgatttatgtaaaatttgttaaactCGCAGGTCTTGTCATGTCATAGaaattaactatattttataagtaatatttttatcattgttTCAATTTATgataagtaaaatatatatttaacatgataacaatgaaatttttttacaaGTTATAAATCTGACAAATATAATCGAGGCGGGTTAAAATCACACCCAACAACCATCTTGTTAGAGTTCAATTTGTTTACAAAAATTCTATAAGTTTTTATTCACGATATCTTTATctatttttagttataaaagTTATCCATAACTACTActagagataaaaaaaatactaattctTTTGGTATTTGGGCCAACTTATTTGGTCTCTTTAATGTAAaggatattataatttagagtGATGCTATGTATGtcaattttaaaagaatatatatatgaatattatattgattaattttaaatagataattTATGTACAGACATGATTCTCTTATCATTAATATGAATGAATTCAATCAAAAGAGAATAATTTTATGATCTTTGATCGTTTTCTTAATTTATTCtagttaaaatattaattaaaattaacaaataattttattgatccTGCATAGCTTCACCAAAAATTtctattaataaatcaaaatctcTGTCACCATAATATTGACCAACTTATTGGTCTCTTTGATGAAAGATATATTTGATGGTTTATTCTATTCGTACTAAACACAATTAAATATTTcgattttaatttatgtattaggccttttgagttttattttttaacaattaTTTGTATtgaatttctaattttaaaacttaaCTAGACAACTCCATCTTTTTTTGTCTAAAAAGAAAACATTTTTATTAAGCGGAACATAATATAGTTGAAACGAATCCAGCAGGTCGATACAACTAAGTTGGAAAACAAATAATATACTAAAAATGATtagcttatttgtttcatgatcgttcaatatataaaatttaaaatttcattaaattaataatacaacCGCAGATATAATCCAAATTGCACCGTCCTCTAAATCATAATACCTTTAAATGTTATAATTGACATatgttttttcatataaaatctaCATATTATTTAGATATTGTGATTACCGTATAAATTATGGTGTCAAAATCTAATCTAAGCTACTTGAATGACCAAAAACAACCAAAACTGTAAAAGAAAAAGCCGTGAAAAAGGCCAGCACAACCCTTTTCTTTTTCAGGTAAAAATACAGAGCTTTAGTTAATTCATGCATTTCACTTTAGTTTGAGCACATGCAGTCACGTTCcagattttataaattacacaatGTTCAGATGAAGTGTTTGCTTGTACATTGCAATCATATTTTGATCTTCAGTGATTGTACGTACGTTTAGTTACTAATGGAGAAAAGCTTAACCAAAATCATGGAACTCAATACTTTTACActctaattaattatatataaatcttaCACTTAAAAAGGTAAGACAAGGCGTAAAACATACTCTAAGCCGTTGCGTTATATATATTGCACTGTCTTCTACATATTTGTGTTTCAAGTATGTGAACCGTATTGTCACTACGACTAGGCTTGGCCAGGGGGTCTTCCTGAATTTCCAGCTTTCCTGTTtaattgtaaaaaatatatattatataaaagtgTTGGAAAACTGTAAAACTGTGAGTATTTTATACTATGATCCATTAGGTGATTGAACATATATACTGCTGTGTATATAGATGCTATATATAAGTGATATATTAACACATGTTTACGAAATTGTGTAGTTCTAGTTAAAATTTGGGAGAATGATCGACAAAAGCTAGCGCAAAAGTTTGGAAGAATTCCTGATAGTGATAATTATCGGGTAAACTTAGAGAACAAATTAAAGTGGTACACTGGTACTATTCATATACGATATCGCTCAAAGATTGATCCAAGTGAAGTGACAGAATAAAGCGAAGgaatttactttcttttttactttattACTTCtgtaaatatcttaaaattctGCAACTTTATTAATCATGCCATGCATATTACTCCGCAAGAGACAAAACATTAATTTGTATTGAACAAGCTTGGCGAAATCCGCAATTAAAAAAATGGGGAttacaataataaaattttgaagaataGATGaaaccaaaaattaattttaaagaaaatatgcCGATTTTCAAAGGCCACTGGACTGTAACACAACCCTCATCCTATCCCTTAGTTATAAGCCATGCTTGtcaaagaaaaagaattataagcTTTAATCATATCACACCAGTACTACTTCTTAGCTagatgcataatatatataattatcttgtAAGAAAAAGAAGTAGGTGCATAATATTgaaattattttgttataagcaatcatgaaattatatattttataaagagATGGACATACCGATTATGGATGGGGTCAGGACCATTAGGCACTCTTCTTTTGTTCATGTTGAAGTTAAAATCTGAGTTTGGACCTGGGACTTGCAGCTTCTTAGCTAAGGTATGATCTATCACCTTCATCTGTTTCAAGCCTCCTGCTTCTGATTCGGACAAGTTGATCCAGTTTGTTTCTGATTTAACACTACTTTCTATCATCCCACCCGCCAAAGACAAAACAAAGCCTAGCAAAATTAGTATGGCAAACAAAGCCCTAAAAAACCCTAATCCACCACCATTTCCCATCTCTTTGTAGCTCCTAACACAGAACAGAACAGAGGCTTTGTTATACATGCATGTATGTATAGTATCTATGATATCATACTCAATATACATTCGAGAGCTGAGATTGAAGGTAAAATAATTTGGTGCATGTAATGGTTGGAGTAAAAGAAAGGGAGAAGCAAATGATGAAAGCTACTCAGGCAATTAATGAATGTTTTTAGGTAGATTTGTACATATCTAGGGGAGCTAGCTAGCTTTTCTTTATAGGTAGGAGTAGGAGTGTGTATTATATTCTATTCGCTTTGCCCTTTTAGAGTCGCTAGCTTGTGATTGGATATAACTGTCAAAGACCATCTATGAGAACAGATGTTCGAACCTAAAGCATAGTCACAGATTTTATATGGTTTTAGTGAAGATGAAATGTGTACCATGGTGGATATATAGGTGTTCGTTTCAAATTTTTTACCAGACAAATTGACAATAACTTGCCTGAAATCCATGTATAAAACATTATTGACCCCAACTTACAAACCGGAATAATTTATTGAtactatttatataaaaatgtataaaCTATTTTCTGGTTCATAGATTAGatttttaaagtaatttttttaattttctgttacctttattttatttttaaaattttgacttgataaaaatgtaaaatattcaCCTCAgaaaataattaacaatattttattattatactattattttataaaaaaatatgtcactacaaactatcaataaattaattcaaaattattagatAAAAAAACTTCTGAGCTACTCCCTAATTCGTaaagaattatatttttttaaattaagcaAAACAACTTATATTTCCCTTCAGCTAGGGTCTATTTATACCACTGGCAACAACACATGAAAAGGAAAAAAGGGAGTCCGTAATGATCAATCATTCCTAAGGTAGAAATAATGATATGATAGATGAGTAGATTCTTCGACAAACCCCCCTCAAAGCAGTCAACATTAAAATCTGAGCCCTCTTGGCGTTTGTGTATGCTCCCAATCCCATTCTCTACAATAACAACATGCATGAGTCATTGAAAGCAGCAGATCTAATATCTAAGTACGGTTTTTCTGTGGTGTGACCATGGACACATGAGTACGGTTTTTCTGTGATGTGTCCATGaccacatgctaagcgcgaaaatttttgtatttagaccaaccacaccaatcaaaatgtcCAAATctaaaatttccgcgcttagcatgtgcccatgagaCAAACCCATCTAAGTAACCTTTTAGAGTAACAAATACGAGTCGTAGTCGAAGCTAGGTAGATTACTCTCATCAATATTTCCACGAAGTACCATTACAGTTATCAAAGGAATATATAGTGGCCAAATTTTGCAGTTCGTTCTAGTAGCCTAGCTATTCTTTTCCGGCAGTGCATGTAAAGATTTTAGGTCGAATGAAGACGTCATTAACGGACACCGATGTGTTTATTTCTCTATACGAGATTTGGAGTGGCTTTTGGAGATCATTTTCCCTTCAGCAATCTCAGATATTGTctacataattaaatatacaacaTACTTTTATTAGGCATAAATTAGAGCAACTAGCttgcttttttctttttttttgccagaactAGCTTGCTTTTTATTCTTACTTTCATCTCTTTCAGATTCGCATATAACTAAAGTCGGCTCCGACATTTTATATACTTGCTCAAAATGCTGAACGACAGCTGGAGAAAGTTTGTCCTTTGGCCATACATGGAGTCATTTTAGTGCTTCTTCTTTAGATACTCAGCTTCATTCGCAAGTTAAATTCATTACATAATATATCACCCATATATTTCCCATCGACCATCGTTGAAGTTTACTCTTCGATTATTGAAAAAGTTCTTATACATAAAACCTTTTATGTATATCTTGCAAATAGAGTTTAGTTCAATGAGACACAAGTttactgccaagacaataatGCATGTCATTTAAATATCAGCTCAGTTTGTGgggaaaaaaaagaggaaaatatATCAGCTCAGAGTACACTAAGGTGACCAGAATTCAATAGAACTGATCCAAATAAAAACCTCTCTTTACATCTGAGCTGGTTTGCCCGAGTGGTTAAGGGGGAAGACTTAAGATCTTCTGCACATAAGTGCGCGTGGGTTCGAACCCCACAGCCAGCAGTGTTTTATTTGTACTTTCAGCTTT
This region includes:
- the LOC108209009 gene encoding serine/threonine-protein phosphatase PP2A-2 catalytic subunit produces the protein MPSHADLDHQIEQLMECKALSEGEVKTLCDQARAILVEEWNVQPVKCPVTVCGDIHGQFYDLIELFRIGGNPPDTNYLFMGDYVDRGYYSVETVSLLVALKVRYRDRLTILRGNHESRQITQVYGFYDECLRKYGNANVWKYFTDLFDYLPLTALIESQIFCLHGGLSPSLDTLDNIRSLDRIQEVPHEGPMCDLLWSDPDDRCGWGISPRGAGYTFGQDIASQFNHTNGLSLISRAHQLVMEGFNWCQDKNVVTVFSAPNYCYRCGNMAAILEIGENMDQNFLQFDPAPRQIEPDTTRKTPDYFL